In [Phormidium] sp. ETS-05, the genomic window AGTGCCCTAGATGAACCCGTAGCGGTGAGTACCGGGTTTCTCTGTGCGGGAGCAAGGGGGGTCATTGCTAGTCACTGGGCAATTTATGATTTATCAGCGGCGTTGCTGTCTATTCTTTACCACAACCAGCGCAAAGCGGGGAAAAATCGCCCAGTTGCCTTGCAAGCTGCCCAACAGGAGATGCGGAAAATGACTGGGGCAGAGTTTGAGGAGAATTATAGCGAGGAATTGCGGGAACACCTGGAAGCGGAAGCAGACCGCATTGCCGATACCCCCAATTATGACCCCAAACTCTTAACCGCAGCAGAAGATGCGTTAAAGGGAGTTGACGATTACATCGAAAAGGGTTATCCCTTTGAGGAGCCAGTCCATTGGGCATCTTTGGGGTGTTATGGGTTGAGGTAGGGTTGAGGGGTACAGGTTCGTAGTTGGGCTTCAGCCCTCTTTCCTGGGTTCGTAGTCAGGTTTGTAGTTGGGCTTCAGCCCTCTTAGTCAGGTTCGTAGTCAGGTTCGTAGTAGGGCTTCAGCCCTCTTAGTCAGGTTTGTAGTTGGGCTTCAGCCCTCTTAGTCAGGTTCGTAGTAGGGCTTCAGCCCTCTTAGTTAGGTTTGTAGTAGGGCTTCAGCCCTCTTTCTTCATTACAAACCAAAAGAGGGCTAAAGCCCAACTACGAACTAAGATAGGGCTAAAGCCCAACTACGAACCAAAAGAGGGCTAAAGCCCAACTACGAACTAAGATAGGGCTAAAGCCCAACTACGAACCAAAAGAGGGCTAAAGCCCAACTACGAACCAAAAGAGGGCTAAAGCCCAACTACGAACTAAGATAGGGCTAAAGCCCTACTACGAACTAAGATAGGGCTGAAGCCCAACTACGAACCAAAAGAGGGCTCAAAAAATGTTAACCTGAATAAGGTTATGCTATAATCAGAGTGCGAAATAAATGATTAACCATGAAAAACTTCCCTTAAACATTAGAGAGAAAACTATGGCTAATATCATTATTCAAGTTGATGAAGAGATTAAGGCAGCATTTGAACAGGCTAATCCTGAAATAAAAAACAGTTGAGTAATATAATTCAATTGTTTTTACGAGACAAATTATCCGGCCAAACCTTGACTGAGGTAGTGGCAGACATTTCAGACAAAGCACAACAACGAGGCTTACCACCAGAAATTTTACAAGAGATTTTGGCAGATGATAATGACGAATAGATTTGTTATCGATACGAAGGTTTTAATCAGTGCTTTGTATTAACTTAGGGATGGATATTCCAAATGTCTCGTAAAGACACCTACCACGATTTAGTTAAGTTCGCTCTCATCAAAGAAGGATGGAGGATTTCTGATGAACCGTATTTTTTGGATTCAGACCCTAGGCTTTTAATTGATTTAGCGGCTGAAAGAATGATCGTGGCTGAGAAGGATAGCCAAAAAATCGCCGTAGAAGTTAAAAGCTTTATTGCCGATTCTCAGGTAACAGAATTGCAAAAAGCAGTTGGTCAGTATGGCATATATGAGGAAATCTTGAAAAACAGGAGCCAGA contains:
- a CDS encoding CHAT domain-containing protein, with protein sequence MQVLGFCHNRSAVTAQEYGIVENATNDLPCSGFEGAKVAEFFGVGQEKRLIGTDATRQNYRQLLEIITHLVSTHHAQSRYDNPLESGLQLSDGRITVSQLLSPGWRFKDLDEIFLSCCETGLFLPNSALDEPVAVSTGFLCAGARGVIASHWAIYDLSAALLSILYHNQRKAGKNRPVALQAAQQEMRKMTGAEFEENYSEELREHLEAEADRIADTPNYDPKLLTAAEDALKGVDDYIEKGYPFEEPVHWASLGCYGLR